GGGTCATTGGCCAGGACATGCTCCGTTCAAGGTGATCGCCGTTCAGCTGGGCGAGCAGGTTCGCGAGTTTGCCTCCGAGTACCAGGAGGACCATCCCCTGAACGAGCTCATACGCGGGCCGGGCGAGCTCGAGAGTGCACCTTCGCCGGAGGAGATATACCGGGCGCACCGCGGGAGTGTCATGGCAGTGCTGGCCGAGGCAATGGCCGAGAGCGAGATCGGGTTTGTGACCAACGACGGGCTCTGGCTGGTGCGGGAGCTCATGCCCGAGGTGCATGTCGGCTATCTCAACCTGGCGGAGGCGGTAATCGAGGTCACCTGGGAGCAAGCCCGTGGCACTGATGGAGTCCAGGGGCCTCTGAGCACGGCCGAGATACTGGAGCAGATCGAGCTGGAAGCGGGTACGCCCGAGATCGCCACCTTTGCTTTGGAGCTGGCTCTGAGTCAGGACGAGCGGTTTGTGGATGTGGGGAGCGAGGGGGAGCACCTGTGGCTCCTCCACCGGCTGGTGCCGCAGTCCGTGTTGGAGACGCCGGAGCGCCTGCGGTACGAGCCCGTTTCCTTCAGCATGGAGGCCATACCCACCGAGGCGCTAGGCCTGATCTGGGGTATCCCCGACGAGCTCAGCTCGGTCGGTTCATCGGCTCCGGCTCCTGCCGCAGGGGAGACAGAGGTGGAGTTTGCCCTTCCCTATCCCCACTGGAGGGCAGGCACGTTGCCTCTGGCCAGTCCGATCACCTCGGTGCTGCCGCGCCGAGAAGAGGGGATGAGCATCGTCACTTTGGTGGACGAGCAGAACCACGAACGCTTGACTGTGTGGGTCTCCCACAAGGGCGGCTATGCCTCTGGTCTGGCAGAATGGTACCAGCGCCACGAGATTCCTTCGGGCGGCTACCTCTCTCTCTCTCGCACGGAAGAGCCCGACGTGCTGCGAGTGGCCTATCGGGCCAAGAGGAGAACTCAGCGGGAGTACGTGCGGGTGGCCGTTGTTGCTGACGATCGGCTGGGCTTCGAGATAAGGCGGCAGCCCATGGGCGTGGAATTCGACGAGACCTTGATCATGTTGGACGACTCTCGTGAGGCGTCGGACCGGCTATGGCGTCGGACGATGGCGGCGCGTCGCCCGGTGGCGGAGCTGCTTCGGGAGGTCTTCGGCGAGTTGGCCAAGCTCAGTCCTCAGGGCACAGTGCACTTCAACACTCTGTACTCGGCCGTCAATGTCCTCCGCCGGTGTCCCCCGGAGCCTATCCTGGCGGAGCTGTCGCTGGACTGGCGCTACGTCGCGGTAGGCAGTGGCTACTTCGCTATGGACGAGCGAGCGGCTTCTCAGGAGCGGTGAGCTAATGCAGGTTAAACCCACGGTGCAGACTCGTTTCCAGATAGACCTGGACTGGTGGGAACAGCAGGGGCGCAACTTCCGGGTCGAGCTGTGGCACCATCTCTGCCCCGGCTGTCGCCTCAGCCTCGCCACTCATAGAGGGACTGAGACCATAGACTGGGTAGACCCGGAGACGGCGGAGGTGCATCGGGTGGATGGCCTCTGGCACAGCCTTCGGACTTGCTGCGCCGAGCGGCCCGAGTTCGTCGCCAGCGACACGAGCTTGATGACGGCAGTCTTCCGGCTGTTTCTCGCCAACGGTAACAGTCCCCTGTCCCCGCTCGAGATCTGGCAGCGATTGGCGCGGAGGGATCCAGAGACGATTCTGCGGTTGCTGGTGCGCGGCCGTTCGTATTACGGTATCCGCGCCACCGATGCCGATAACTGAGTGTGTAGATGCCTCTGTATGAGTATGCTTGCCAGACGTGCGGCGCCCGGTTCGAGCGCGTCTGCAGCGCTGCCCGGGCGGATGAGCCGGCAGCGTGTCAGAGCTGTGGCGGGACCGAGGTCCGACGGCTCTTGTCACGCTTCGCGGCCTTCAGCAAAGGTTCTGCAGGGAGCCACGCCGTCGGGGGCGGGTGTGGGTCCTGTGCCGGGGGCAATTGCGCCACCTGTAGAACCAGCTGAGACTTCACGCGGACGTGAGCCCCGTCAGAGCGGGCCCTGACCGAAGGTGCGGAGGCCAGTTCTGACCCAGGGGAGCGCCCACCAGGGTGGTCCCGTCGCTTTCCCGGGAGGCAAGAGGCGATGGCCGTGGTGACCATTTCCCGAGAGACCGGTAGCGAGGGCGATGCCATTGGTGAGGAGGTAGCGCGGGAGCTGGGAGTCAGGTACGTCGGCAGGGAGATCATCGAGGAAGCTGCCCGGCAGGGCGGGCTGCCACAGGAAGTGCTTGATGCCAAGGAGAGGGAGGCGGCTCAGGAGAGGACCTTCTCCTCGAGCGACATGGTAGGGCTGGTGCGGCGTAGCCAAGCGGGGAGGCGACAGCAATTGGCGGACTCCCTCTACTTGGAGTATGTGAGCCAGGCGATCCGGGAGCTGGCGAGCCAGCCTTGCGTGATCGCTGGCCGAGGCTCTCAATTTGTGCTCCAGGACCGCCCGGACGCGCTGCATGTGCACATCTACGCCCCGGAGGCAGTGCGCGTTGCCCGAGTGATGCAGAGCCAGCAAGTCTCCAGGGAGGCCGCTCAACGTGTCGTGCGCTCAGGAGACGCGGAACGGGCCGGGTACATCAAGCGCTACTACAACAACGCTAATTGGCGGAATCCCGATTACTACAACCTGATGGTGGATACTGGAAGGATCGCGCCCGCGGTAGCGGTTCAGATCATCTTGGCCGCGGCTAGATCGCTCGACTCAGCCTGATGGGATTGCGGGCGCGGACGACGAGGGGCAGAGCCGCACCTGCTGCTGGTTTTGACAACCGTCTGGCCCTATGGTAGACTAACAACTTGGTATCGGAGCGGTCTAAGCACGGTGGGCTGGGCCAGGCTGGGTCTCGCGGGCGACTCATACACAAGCAGTGCCTACAGGTGGTGTGGCACGACACTCCTATTGTATCCCCTTTCCAGTGGTGCCATCAAGTAGAAACGGAATCCAACTTCGCGCGGCGCTCGCAGTCGAGCGCTGCTTGACGTTGCCCTGACGCTTTGGCGCAGGGCCGCGCGTGTCTGCTCAGGCCGCGTGGGATGGCTTGGGCACCTTCGCTTCGGAGGTAGCTCGCTCGTTCTTTGCCGGAGCGTGCGACCGGAGAACACCCGGCCGGACCGGGTCCATGTGGGACCAGCTGCGTTCCCTTCTGGAAGGAGAATTGGCGACTATGTTTGACTCTCGCAACGGCAATCGCAAGTCCTACAGCAAGATCCACGAAGCCCTGGCGCTTCCTCCTTTGATTGAGGTGCAGAGGGAGTCGTTCGACTGGCTGGCTAGGGAAGGGCTGCGAGATCTGTTTGATGAGGTCTCTCCCATAGTAAGCTTCAATAAGCAACTTGAGCTGCATTTCGGTGACTATCGCTTCGGCGAGCCGACCTACGATGAAGCCCAGTGTCGCGAGCGAGACATGACCTATGCGGCCCCGCTCTGGGTGCGGACCCGGTTGGTGAACCGGGAGACGGGTGAGATCTCGGAACAGGAAGTCTTCATGGGCGACTTCCCGCTCATGACCGAGAACGGCACCTTCATCGTCAACGGTGCCGAGCGGGTGGTGGTATCTCAGCTAATTCGCTCTCCGGGGTGCTACTTCACCATAGAGGAGGATCGCACCACGGGCCGCAACCTGTGCATGGCCAAGCTAATCCCTGACCGGGGGGCCTGGCTGGAGTTTGAGACCAGTCGCCGTGACATCCTTTCGGTCAAGGTGGACCGAAAGCGCAAGCTCCCGGTAACCCTGCTCCTGCGGGCCTTGGGCGTGGTGGAAGACGGTCTGCTGGATAGCCCGATCAAGGAAGGCACGGACGAGGAGCTTCTGGCTCTCTTCGAGGATGCCAACGTGTCGGAGGAGCACGACTACGTCGTAGCTACCATCGAGCGCGATCCCACTAAGTCGGCCTCCGAAGCGGTGATGGAGTTCTACCGTCGTCTGCGCCCGGGTGACCCGGTTACGGCGGACAACGCGCGCAGCTTTCTGCAGGGCCTGCTGTTCGACCCGCGGCGCTACGATCTGAGCCGAGTGGGCCGCTATATGCTCAACCGACGCCTCCGGCCGAGCAGCTCTGAGGCTCGTCGCACGTTGATCAAGGACGACTTGGTGGCCATCGTGCGCCGCATGATCCAGCTCAATAACGGAGACGGCCAGGCGGACGACATAGACCATTTGGGCAATCGCCGGGTGAAGACAGTAGGGGAGCTGATCCAGAACCACCTCCGCATCGGGCTGCTGCGCATGGAGCGCGTCGTCCGGGAGCGAATGAGCATTCGCGACCCCGAGCGACTGACGCCGGTGTCGCTGGTCAATATCCGGCCTGTCGTAGCCGCCATGCGCGAGTTCTTCGGGGGCAGCCAGCTCTCCCAGTTCATGGACCAGACCAACCCCCTGGCGGAGCTCAACAACAAGCGCCGGTTGTCGGCATTGGGGCCGGGCGGGCTGCACCGTGATCGGGCCGGGTTCGACGTCCGCGACGTGCATCACAGCCACTACGGTCGCATCTGTCCCATCGAGACCCCCGAGGGCCCGAACATTGGGCTCATCGGGTCATTGGCAACTTTCGGGCGGGTGAACGAGTACGGGTTCGTGGAGACTCCGTACCGCAAGGTCGTGAACCGCGTCGCCAACTCGCTCGACCTGATGGTGGGCGAGATCCTACGGGAGGACGTCGTTCACGAAGGCGAGACCATTGCCCGGGCTGGGCAGGAGATAGACGAGGACTTGGCGCTCCGTCTGGCGCAGCTGCCGCGGGAGGAGTTCCTCATCCGGCCACGGGTGACCGATCAGATAGAGTACTTGAGCGCCGACGATGAGGAGAAGTACGTCATCGCCCAGGCGAACGCTCCCCTGGATGAGCATGGGCGGTTCGTGGAAGACCGCGTGGACACTCGTCAGGGTGCCAACTATGCCATGCAGCCCATAGAGCGGGTGGCGTACATGGACGTATCCCCCAAGCAGGTGGTGGGGGTATCGGCGGCACTGATCCCGTTTCTAGAGCACGATGACGCCAACCGCGCCCTAATGGGCTCTAACATGCAGCGCCAGGCAGTGCCGCTTCTGCAGCCTGACGCGCCCCTGGTAGGCACAGGTGTGGAGACGCGCGCGGCCCAGGACTCGGGGCAGGTACTGCTGGCCCAGGAGGACGGAGAGGTAATCTCGGTCACTGGCGAGCGGATAGTAGTCCTGTCGGGTTCGGGCCAGGAGATCGAGTACCCGCTGCGCCGGTTCCGCCGCAGTAACCAGAGCACCTGCATCGACCAGCGCCCCATTGTGGAGAAGGGCCAGCGAGTCTCTCGTGGCCAGCCTCTCGCTGACAGCTCCTCCACCTGCAGGGGCGAACTGGCTCTGGGGCAGAACGTGCTGGTGGCCTTCATCTCGTGGGAGGGCGGCAACTACGAGGACGCCATACTGATCTCGGAGGAGCTCGTACGCCAGGATAAGTACACCTCCATCCACATAGAGAAGCACGAGATCGAAGCGCGAGACACGAAGCTCGGGCCGGAGGAGATCACTCGCGACATCCCCAACGTGGGCGAGGAAGCCCTGAAGGACCTGGACGAAGAGGGCATTGTGCGCATCGGCGCCGAAGTGGGCCCGGGCGACATCCTCGTGGGCAAGATCACCCCTAAGGGCGAGACGGAGCTGACCCCGGAGGAGAAGCTTCTGCGCGCCATCTTCGGCGAGAAGGCGCGAGAGGTGAAGGACTCTTCCCTCAGGCTGCCCCACGGCGAGAAGGGGAAGGTAGTGGACGTCAAGGTCTTCACCCGCGAGGAGCACCGTGACCTCCCCGCAGGGGTGGACAAGATGGTGCGGGTGAGCGTGGCCCAGCGGCGGAAGCTCACCGAGGGCGACAAGATGTCCGGTCGTCACGGTAACAAGGGAGTGGTATCGCGCATCGTGCCCATCGCGGACATGCCGTTTCTCGAGGACGGGACGGCCGTTCAGATCATCCTGAATCCCCTGGGCGTACCCGGGCGCATGAACATTGGGCAGATCATGGAGACGCACCTGGGCTGGGCTGCGAACCGCCTGGGCTTCCAGGCCATCACCCCGGTATTCGACGGGGCGAGCGAACGCGAGATAGCGGCCGAGCTGGCTCGCGCTTACCTGGTTGACCGGGCCTGGCGCGATGTGGGTGAGCCAGCCTGGGAATGGGCCCGGGCGCAGGGCTACGCCGAAAGCGATTTCGAAGACGATAGTGAGGTACGCCAGGTCTATGCCGCGGCCAACTACCACGGTTACGACTGGGAGCGGATCCTGCGCGACCCGGCCTACAGTCGTGACGCCATCCTGAGGGAGTGGTTGCGGGCCAGGGGATACGAGCCGGATTCGGTGCTCATCAGCTCGGAAGAGACAGATCAGGCCCGTCGGGCCGCGGCCGACGAGCTGGCCCGCACGATCTGCTGGCGAACATGGATCGAGGAACGCGGGTACGATGCGGCAGACATCCCCGACGACCAGCTGGAGGAGCGGGCGCGCGAGGTGCAGGCGGAGACGGGGTGGCCGGTGCCTACTACGGGCAAGATGAGGCTCTATGACGGCAAGACTGGTGAGCCCTTCGACCAGCCGGTGACCGTGGGCTACATCAACATGATGAAGCTGGTGCACTTGGTGGAGGACAAGGTGCATGCCCGTTCGACGGGGCCCTACTCGCTAGTGACCCAGCAGCCCCTCGGGGGCAAGGCCCAATTCGGTGGGCAGCGATTCGGAGAGATGGAGGTCTGGGCCCTGGAGGCTTACGGCGCGGCCTACACCTTACAGGAGATGCTGACCATCAAGTCCGATGACGTGACCGGCCGCGTCAAGACTTACGAGGCCATCGTGAAGGGCGAGCCCATCGAGCCGCCGGGAGTGCCGGAGTCGTTTCGAGTGCTGGTGAAGGAGATGCAGAGTCTGGGGCTGTCCATCCAGGTGTTCGACGAGAAGGGGCAGACCATCGAGTTCGGCAAGGAGCAGCCGGAAGAACGCGTGCCGCGTCTGCCGGGTGGCCTCACCGGGCTGCCGGGGCTAATGAGGGGAGGATAGCTTTGGAAGTTAATGACTTCAACAGAATCAGGATCAGTCTGGCCTCGCCGGAGGAGATTCTCTCCTGGTCCTACGGAGAGGTGACCAAGCCTGAGACCATAAACTACCGGACGCTGCGCCCGGAGCGTGACGGCCTTTTCTGCGAGCGCATCTTCGGCCCTACGCGGGACTTCGAGTGCTACTGCGGCAAGTACAAGCGCGTCCGGTATCGGGGTGTGGTGTGCGACAAGTGCGGCGTCGAGGTGACACGCAAGGAAGTGCGCCGAGAGCGGATGGGTCATATCAAACTGGCCGCTCCGGTGGCCCACATCTGGTATGTCAAGGGCGTTCCCAGCAGGCTGGGGCTGCTGCTCAACATCTCGCCTCGCAACCTGGAGCGCATTCTCTACTTCGCTCAGTACATCGTCTATGACGTGAATGAGGACCTGCGCAATCGCACCATGCAGAGGCTTCAGAAGGAGGCAGCGGCCGAGATCCAGGCCTTGGAGCAGGCAGCGGAGAGCCGCGTCGAGGAGCTGAGAGCCGAGTTCGACGAGCGCATGGGCACAGTGAACGACGAGATCGAGCAGAGCTTCGCCCGCATCGAAGAGGAGCTGTCCACCCGGGCGGACGAGCTCATGACCGAGACTCGCTCACTACAGGAATGGCTGGAGGACCGGATCGGACGGTCTTCCCCAGGGCAGGTGCGCGTCGCCAGTCTGGACCGCGACTTGGTTGGCGAAGGGGAGACCATCACCCGAGAACACCTGCAGCACCTGACCGAATGGGCCGAGGAGCGGCTGAACACGCTGCAGACCGAGGCCAACAACCGGCGGGAGGAGATCCGGCGGACACTTGGAGCCCGCCGCGACAAGGCTCAGTTCGAGCTGGATCAGGAGAGCGAGGCCATCCGAGCGGAAGCGCAGCGGGAGGCGGACAAGATCGCCGCCCGGGTGCAAGAGGAGATCGAGGAGCTCAAGTCCATCCGCGAGCGCGAGCTCATCTCCGAGAGTCGCTACTACGACCTGGCGAGCAGGTGGGGCAACATCTTCTCCGCCGGCATGGGGGCCGAGGCAATCTATGAGATCGTTCGCAAGATAGATCTAGATAAGCTGGCCGAGGAACTGCGATATGAGTTGCGCACCACGCACTCCAAGCAGCGAAGGCAGAAGGCGGCCAAGCGCCTGCGGGTGGTGGAGGCCTTCCGCAAGTCGGGTAGTCGCCCCGAGTGGATGATCCTGACCATCCTGCCCGTGATCCCTCCTGACCTGCGGCCCATGGTGCAGCTGGATGGCGGCCGGTTCGCTACCAGTGACCTGAACGACCTCTATCGTCGAGTTATCAACCGCAACAACCGACTGAAGAGGCTTCTGGAGCTGGGAGCGCCCGACGTGATCGTCCGCAATGAGAAGCGCATGCTTCAGGAAGCGGTGGACTCGCTGATAGACAATGGTCGGCGGGGCCGTATGGTCTCACGCTCGGGGCGCCGGAAGCTCAAGTCGCTTTCGGATATGCTGAAGGGCAAGCAAGGTCGCTTCCGCCGGAACCTGCTGGGCAAGCGAGTGGATTACTCCGGTCGCTCGGTGATCGTGATCGGGCCAGAGCTCGAGCTGCACCAATGCGGCCTGCCCAAGACGATGGCGCTAGAGCTGTTCAAGCCCTTCGTCATGCGCCGGTTGGTGGAGAGAGAAGTAGCGCACAACATCAAGAGTGCCAAGCGCATGGTGGAGCGGATGGCACCCGAAGTGTGGGACATCCTGGCCGAAGTGGTGAAGGAGCGTCCGGTTCTGCTGAATCGTGCGCCGACGTTGCACCGGCTGGGCATACAGGCTTTCGAAGTGGTGCTCATCGAGGGTAATGCCATCCAGATACATCCTCTGGTGTGTGCTGCCTTCAACGCAGACTTCGACGGGGACCAGATGGCGGTGCACGTGCCGCTGTCGGATCGGGCGGTTAGCGAGGCGCGCCACATCATGCTCTCGTCCGTCAACCTGCTTAAGCCCGCTAGCGGCGAGCCGGTGGTGGGCCCCACCAAGGACATGGTACTTGGTTGCCATTACCTCACCACGGAGAAGCCGGGCGCCAAAGGCGAGGGAAAGGTCTTCGGCAGCATGGAAGAGGTGGAGATGGCCTGCACCGTGGGCCTGGTGCACCCCAGGGCCCGGGTGAAGGTGCGGTACCAGCGTCCGGATGGCTCCGTCGAGTTGCTGGAGACCACGGCCGGTCGGGTGCTGTTCAACATGGTTCTTCCGGAGGAGTTGCGCTTCGTCAACCGGGTCATGGACAAGTCGGCCCTTAACGAACTGGTCGGCGAGTGCTTCACCCGACTAGGCCACAAGGCTACTGCCCAGATGGTGGACCGGATGAAGGAGCTGGGCTTCCGCTACGCGACCCGGTCGGGTGCCACTATCGCGGTGAGTGACATAGTGGTCCCCGAGACGAAGGCGGCCATCATCGCTGAGGCGACCGATCGAGTGGAGGAACTGGAGCGGCTCTATCGCCGGGGCCTCATCACCGAGATGGAGCAGTATCAGCGCACGGTGGCCATCTGGAGCAAGGCTAAGGATGACCTGACCGACGCGGTACAGATGCAGTTGAGCCCTACGGAGTCGCTGGGAGCTATGACGGCGTCCGGCGCTACCAAGGGTGGTATTGGACCGATCTCGCAGTTGGCTGGCATGCGGGGCCTGATGGGTGACCCCTCTGGCCGCATTATCCCGCTGCCCATTCGATCGAGCTTCCGCGAAGGTCTGACGGCGCTGGAGTACTTCTTGTCCACTCACGGGGCCCGCAAGGGGCAGGCTGACACCGCCCTGCGTACCGCAGACGCGGGCTACCTGACCAGGCGTCTGGTGGACGTGGCTCAGGACGTCATCATTGAGATGGAGGACTGCGGCACCGAGAGCGGGATCTGGGTGGACCGCGAGTCGTCGGAGCGGCTCGGGGAAAGCTTCATCGAGCGGCTCACCAACCGAGTGGCTGGAGCTGCCGTCGTTGACGAGCAGACGGGCGAGATCATCGTGGACCGCAACGAGCTCATCACCGAGGGGATCGCGCGCCAGATCTCCATGATGGGCGTGGACCAGGTGTTCGTTCGCTCTCCGCTCACTTGCGAGGCCCGGCATGGGCTATGCCAGCTATGCTACGGTGGGGATCTGGCCCGGGGTGGGATGATCGCCATGGGCGAGGCGGTGGGGATCATCGCGGCTCAGAGCATCGGTGAGCCCGGCACGCAGCTCACCCTGCGGACCTTCCACACTGGTGGCGTAGCGGACCGGGAGGACATCACCCGTGGCCTGCCCCGGGTGGAGGAGTTGTTCGAGGCCCGCATACCTAAGGGCGAAGCCATCATCGCCGACATTGACGGCGTGGTGGACGTCTACTGGGAAGGTGAGGTACGCAAGCTGAAGATAACCTCCTCAGCGGTGCGGAGCGAGGAGCACGTGATCCCGGAGGGCCACGAGTTGCTGATCAGCGACGGCGATCACGTGCCCAGCGGCACGGCCATCGCGCGGGACAGCCAGGACGGTGGCAGCGCCATCGTGGCCGAGCATGCAGGCGAAGTGTTCTTCGAAGGGGACCGGGCGCTGGTCCGGTATGAGGAGACCATCGAGCAGGAGTACGAGATACCGGCCTCCGCTCGGCTCCGAGTGGAAAAGGGGCAGACGGTCAAGGCCGGCGAGCAGCTCACTGAAGGCTCCAAGAACCCGCGAGAGTTACTGCGGGTGCTGGGGCGTGAGGCGGTGCAGACCTACCTGCTGGAGGAGGTCCAATCGGTGTACCGCGCCCAGGGCGTGGTCATCCACGACAAGCACATTGAGCTCATCGTGCGCAAGATGCTGCAGAAGGTGCGCGTGCGCACCACCGGTGATACGGACTTCTTGCCGGGCGAGCTGGTGGACCGATTCCGGTTCGAGGAAGTGAACAGCGAGGTCATCGAGCAGGGCGGGGAGCCGGCCACGGCCCAGGACGTGCTGCTCGGGATCACGAAGGGTGCTCTGAGCACGGACAGTTTCCTGGCGGCAGCCTCATTCCAGGAGACCACTCGGGTTCTGGCAGATGCGGCCGTGCGCGGGGCCGTGGACGAGCTCCGCGGCCTGAAGGAGAGCGTCATCATCGGCAAGCTCATCCCGGTGGGCACGGGGCTAGCCGCCAAGGCTGGGCTGCCCAGCGGCCAGGACGCGGCGCTGGAGTTGGCTGAGCCTAACTTGACGGCTGAGCTGGAGCCCGGTGCGGCGGGTGAGGGGGAGGCCTCGCCTGCGTCGAAGCCGGACGCGGCCGGATAGCCTGGCTGGCACACAGGGAACTGCCGGGGGGCGGTCCAGCGGGCCGCCCCCCGGTACTGCGAAGCGCGGGTAACAGTCAGTCGGCGACGAGCCCCGGGTAGAGGCGCAGGGCGTTGCGACGATAGAGCTTGTCCAGCACCGAGTCGGGCAGGCCCACGCCGTGGATGTTCCACCGCCCCTGCCGCGGTGGCACCTCGGGCCCGTGGGGGAAGTAATCGTCGAAGGTCTCCAGGAAGCGGAAGTAGTAGGGATACCAGGGGCCCAGAGGTGGCCGATCGGTGCCGAAGAGCACTCGGTCCTCGAACTCGATGAGGAACCTGCGGGCGGTGTGAGGCTGGCGGCCTAGTTCGGCGATACGCTCGGAGATGTCGCAATACACGTTGGGATGCGGCCGGAGGAGCGCATCGGCTACCCAACTCAGGTTTTCGGCGTAGGAGCCGACGTGAGCCACCTGGAACAAGGTACCAGGATGTTTGCCTACCAACCCCAGGAGCTGGTCCATGAGGGCCTCGAACGAGGGGAACTCGGGCCCATACCAGCTCCAATCGGGGCGGAGGTGTAGTTCGTCCCAGCGCTCGTTGCGTCCGTCCAGGGGGCGGAAGAAGGCGACTGGGTCGGCCACATGGATGAGGACGCAGACGCCCGCGTCGGCCACGGCGCCCCACAGA
The genomic region above belongs to Anaerolineae bacterium and contains:
- the rpoC gene encoding DNA-directed RNA polymerase subunit beta', whose amino-acid sequence is MEVNDFNRIRISLASPEEILSWSYGEVTKPETINYRTLRPERDGLFCERIFGPTRDFECYCGKYKRVRYRGVVCDKCGVEVTRKEVRRERMGHIKLAAPVAHIWYVKGVPSRLGLLLNISPRNLERILYFAQYIVYDVNEDLRNRTMQRLQKEAAAEIQALEQAAESRVEELRAEFDERMGTVNDEIEQSFARIEEELSTRADELMTETRSLQEWLEDRIGRSSPGQVRVASLDRDLVGEGETITREHLQHLTEWAEERLNTLQTEANNRREEIRRTLGARRDKAQFELDQESEAIRAEAQREADKIAARVQEEIEELKSIRERELISESRYYDLASRWGNIFSAGMGAEAIYEIVRKIDLDKLAEELRYELRTTHSKQRRQKAAKRLRVVEAFRKSGSRPEWMILTILPVIPPDLRPMVQLDGGRFATSDLNDLYRRVINRNNRLKRLLELGAPDVIVRNEKRMLQEAVDSLIDNGRRGRMVSRSGRRKLKSLSDMLKGKQGRFRRNLLGKRVDYSGRSVIVIGPELELHQCGLPKTMALELFKPFVMRRLVEREVAHNIKSAKRMVERMAPEVWDILAEVVKERPVLLNRAPTLHRLGIQAFEVVLIEGNAIQIHPLVCAAFNADFDGDQMAVHVPLSDRAVSEARHIMLSSVNLLKPASGEPVVGPTKDMVLGCHYLTTEKPGAKGEGKVFGSMEEVEMACTVGLVHPRARVKVRYQRPDGSVELLETTAGRVLFNMVLPEELRFVNRVMDKSALNELVGECFTRLGHKATAQMVDRMKELGFRYATRSGATIAVSDIVVPETKAAIIAEATDRVEELERLYRRGLITEMEQYQRTVAIWSKAKDDLTDAVQMQLSPTESLGAMTASGATKGGIGPISQLAGMRGLMGDPSGRIIPLPIRSSFREGLTALEYFLSTHGARKGQADTALRTADAGYLTRRLVDVAQDVIIEMEDCGTESGIWVDRESSERLGESFIERLTNRVAGAAVVDEQTGEIIVDRNELITEGIARQISMMGVDQVFVRSPLTCEARHGLCQLCYGGDLARGGMIAMGEAVGIIAAQSIGEPGTQLTLRTFHTGGVADREDITRGLPRVEELFEARIPKGEAIIADIDGVVDVYWEGEVRKLKITSSAVRSEEHVIPEGHELLISDGDHVPSGTAIARDSQDGGSAIVAEHAGEVFFEGDRALVRYEETIEQEYEIPASARLRVEKGQTVKAGEQLTEGSKNPRELLRVLGREAVQTYLLEEVQSVYRAQGVVIHDKHIELIVRKMLQKVRVRTTGDTDFLPGELVDRFRFEEVNSEVIEQGGEPATAQDVLLGITKGALSTDSFLAAASFQETTRVLADAAVRGAVDELRGLKESVIIGKLIPVGTGLAAKAGLPSGQDAALELAEPNLTAELEPGAAGEGEASPASKPDAAG
- a CDS encoding DNA-directed RNA polymerase subunit beta: MFDSRNGNRKSYSKIHEALALPPLIEVQRESFDWLAREGLRDLFDEVSPIVSFNKQLELHFGDYRFGEPTYDEAQCRERDMTYAAPLWVRTRLVNRETGEISEQEVFMGDFPLMTENGTFIVNGAERVVVSQLIRSPGCYFTIEEDRTTGRNLCMAKLIPDRGAWLEFETSRRDILSVKVDRKRKLPVTLLLRALGVVEDGLLDSPIKEGTDEELLALFEDANVSEEHDYVVATIERDPTKSASEAVMEFYRRLRPGDPVTADNARSFLQGLLFDPRRYDLSRVGRYMLNRRLRPSSSEARRTLIKDDLVAIVRRMIQLNNGDGQADDIDHLGNRRVKTVGELIQNHLRIGLLRMERVVRERMSIRDPERLTPVSLVNIRPVVAAMREFFGGSQLSQFMDQTNPLAELNNKRRLSALGPGGLHRDRAGFDVRDVHHSHYGRICPIETPEGPNIGLIGSLATFGRVNEYGFVETPYRKVVNRVANSLDLMVGEILREDVVHEGETIARAGQEIDEDLALRLAQLPREEFLIRPRVTDQIEYLSADDEEKYVIAQANAPLDEHGRFVEDRVDTRQGANYAMQPIERVAYMDVSPKQVVGVSAALIPFLEHDDANRALMGSNMQRQAVPLLQPDAPLVGTGVETRAAQDSGQVLLAQEDGEVISVTGERIVVLSGSGQEIEYPLRRFRRSNQSTCIDQRPIVEKGQRVSRGQPLADSSSTCRGELALGQNVLVAFISWEGGNYEDAILISEELVRQDKYTSIHIEKHEIEARDTKLGPEEITRDIPNVGEEALKDLDEEGIVRIGAEVGPGDILVGKITPKGETELTPEEKLLRAIFGEKAREVKDSSLRLPHGEKGKVVDVKVFTREEHRDLPAGVDKMVRVSVAQRRKLTEGDKMSGRHGNKGVVSRIVPIADMPFLEDGTAVQIILNPLGVPGRMNIGQIMETHLGWAANRLGFQAITPVFDGASEREIAAELARAYLVDRAWRDVGEPAWEWARAQGYAESDFEDDSEVRQVYAAANYHGYDWERILRDPAYSRDAILREWLRARGYEPDSVLISSEETDQARRAAADELARTICWRTWIEERGYDAADIPDDQLEERAREVQAETGWPVPTTGKMRLYDGKTGEPFDQPVTVGYINMMKLVHLVEDKVHARSTGPYSLVTQQPLGGKAQFGGQRFGEMEVWALEAYGAAYTLQEMLTIKSDDVTGRVKTYEAIVKGEPIEPPGVPESFRVLVKEMQSLGLSIQVFDEKGQTIEFGKEQPEERVPRLPGGLTGLPGLMRGG
- a CDS encoding zinc ribbon domain-containing protein, which gives rise to MPLYEYACQTCGARFERVCSAARADEPAACQSCGGTEVRRLLSRFAAFSKGSAGSHAVGGGCGSCAGGNCATCRTS
- a CDS encoding cytidylate kinase-like family protein; the encoded protein is MAVVTISRETGSEGDAIGEEVARELGVRYVGREIIEEAARQGGLPQEVLDAKEREAAQERTFSSSDMVGLVRRSQAGRRQQLADSLYLEYVSQAIRELASQPCVIAGRGSQFVLQDRPDALHVHIYAPEAVRVARVMQSQQVSREAAQRVVRSGDAERAGYIKRYYNNANWRNPDYYNLMVDTGRIAPAVAVQIILAAARSLDSA
- a CDS encoding amidohydrolase family protein is translated as MTERLLLEDFLPDSQLVVPQHQVDRARFPAIDAHNHLRWLSRDGEPGERSELPPHLLIEALDRHNVRGIVDLDGFVGGRLDYALDVIKAQYPERVAVLAALDWSVCSDPGWPTALVEQFTQAVARGADGLKVSKSLGLRYRDEANRLIPVDDSRLSDLWGAVADAGVCVLIHVADPVAFFRPLDGRNERWDELHLRPDWSWYGPEFPSFEALMDQLLGLVGKHPGTLFQVAHVGSYAENLSWVADALLRPHPNVYCDISERIAELGRQPHTARRFLIEFEDRVLFGTDRPPLGPWYPYYFRFLETFDDYFPHGPEVPPRQGRWNIHGVGLPDSVLDKLYRRNALRLYPGLVAD